In Amaranthus tricolor cultivar Red isolate AtriRed21 chromosome 5, ASM2621246v1, whole genome shotgun sequence, a genomic segment contains:
- the LOC130813654 gene encoding uncharacterized protein LOC130813654 translates to MRNSRDKISKPSDPTMNPSSPYFLHHTDTRLKLVSTIFSGVGFKSWKRAISIGLSGKNKMGFMDGTIKRLTTSSAYGRAWDKVNNVVLGWLLNAVDERIYQSVLWFKTTKEVWDNLEQRFGQSSSAQLVTVYEAINKAAQTPNMSIEEFFTKMKSLWDEVDAVDPVAVCSWTGCTCELSQKTLKSQQGRRLIQFLMKLDAKYQHSRSNILMMKEMPTIMKVIESLLKNKSSRNQ, encoded by the coding sequence ATGAGAAACAGTCGGGATAAAATTTCGAAGCCAAGTGATCCCACAATGAATCCATCCAGCCCATACTTCCTGCATCACACAGACACAAGGCTTAAACTTGTGTCTACTATATTTTCAGGGGTGGGTTTTAAAAGCTGGAAGAGGGCGATTTCCATTGGGTTATCAGGAAAAAACAAAATGGGATTCATGGATGGTACGATTAAAAGATTAACAACAAGTAGTGCTTATGGAAGGGCATGGGATAAGGTGAATAATGTGGTCTTAGGGTGGCTTCTTAATGCTGTAGATGAAAGGATTTATCAAAGTGTGTTGTGGTTTAAGACTACAAAGGAGGTTTGGGACAATCTTGAACAACGTTTTGGCCAATCTTCCTCAGCCCAATTAGTCACTGTTTATGAGGCTATTAACAAAGCAGCACAAACACCCAACATGTCCATTGAggagttttttacaaaaatgaaGAGTTTGTGGGACGAAGTAGATGCTGTAGATCCTGTTGCTGTTTGTTCATGGACTGGATGCACATGTGAACTTTCACAAAAGACATTAAAAAGTCAGCAAGGGAGAAGGCTCATTCAATTCTTGATGAAGCTAGATGCAAAGTATCAACATAGTAGAAGCAACATTCTCATGATGAAGGAAATGCCCACAATTATGAAGGTCATAGAATCCTTACTCAAGAACAAATCATCAAGAAATCAATAG
- the LOC130813682 gene encoding UPF0481 protein At3g47200, with product MGSNTPSETQNPDHDHETISIITMDENRLQSIQQKINTPPKILSKTAGRATCSIFKVPKSFTDVHGDLYQPKIISIGPFHHNRPQFQMMEEHKYQYLGQLIASTSVSLPQLLTAVAPLVGKVRECYSEEIDYDDQEFLEMLVVDGCFVIELFRKVARWEAMNESDDPIASMSWIFPALLRDLHRLENQIPFFVLQCLYDLTCGEFVDSKVSLATLSLEFFNFIIQRPTDIILQYKDVQPKHLLDLLRSSFITQELDPKDLSNQNKAPSGHVVPSVSKLRQAGIHLRPGKSESFLAIKFKRGVIEMPRITMDDFLSSLLANCVAYEQCHKGHSSYFTTYATFIDCLINTAKDVEYLCDKNIIENYFGTEAEIATFINNLGKEVAFDVHQCYLANLFDDVYAYHKNNWHVYLATLKYTYFNTPWSFISVVAACVLLVLTILQTLYTVVPYYKK from the exons ATGGGCAGTAACACCCCAAGTGAAACCCAAAACCCAGACCACGATCACGAAACGATCAGCATCATAACGATGGACGAAAACCGATTACAATCCatccaacaaaaaataaacacaCCCCCAAAAATCCTAAGCAAAACAGCCGGCCGAGCAACCTGTTCCATCTTCAAAGTCCCCAAAAGCTTCACAGATGTCCATGGCGATCTTTACCAACCCAAAATCATAAGTATAGGCCCATTCCACCATAACCGCCCACAATTCCAAATGATGGAAGAACACAAATACCAGTACTTGGGTCAACTCATAGCAAGCACATCCGTCAGTCTCCCGCAACTGCTGACAGCCGTAGCTCCGCTGGTGGGGAAGGTTCGAGAGTGTTACTCGGAAGAGATTGATTATGATGATCAAGAGTTTCTGGAGATGTTGGTTGTTGATGGGTGTTTTGTGATTGAATTGTTTAGGAAAGTTGCAAGATGGGAAGCCATGAATGAAAGTGATGATCCAATTGCGTCTATGTCTTGGATATTTCCGGCTCTTTTGAGGGATTTACATAGGTTGGAGAATCAGATTCCGTTCTTTGTTTTACAGTGTTTGTATGATTTAACTTGTGGGGAATTTGTTGATAGCAAAGTTAGTTTGGCTACTCTTTCGTtggaatttttcaattttattattcaGAGGCCCACTGATATTATCTTGCAATATAAG GATGTACAACCCAAACATTTATTAGATCTCTTACGATCAAGTTTCATCACCCAAGAGTTAGACCCAAAGGACCTTTCAAACCAAAACAAAGCTCCTTCGGGCCATGTGGTTCCTTCAGTTTCAAAGCTTCGACAAGCCGGAATCCATCTAAGGCCGGGCAAATCAGAAAGCTTCCTAGCAATCAAGTTCAAACGAGGGGTGATCGAAATGCCAAGGATAACGATGGACGATTTTTTAAGCTCATTATTAGCTAATTGTGTCGCATACGAACAATGTCACAAGGGTCATTCCTCATACTTCACCACGTACGCAACATTCATAGATTGCCTTATAAACACGGCTAAAGATGTTGAGTATCTTTGTGACAAGAACATAATCGAGAATTATTTTGGAACTGAGGCTGAAATTGCTACATTTATTAACAATTTGGGTAAAGAAGTTGCATTTGATGTTCATCAATGTTATTTAGCTAATTTATTTGATGATGTTTATGCGTATCATAAAAATAATTGGCATGTTTATTTGGCCACTCTTAAGTATACTTATTTCAATACTCCTTGGTCATTCATATCTGTTGTTGCTGCTTGTGTTTTGTTGGTATTGACAATTTTGCAAACATTGTATACTGTTGTACCATACTACAAAAAATAG
- the LOC130813211 gene encoding ethylene-responsive transcription factor ERF024, translated as MEITFLNIVIIMHHRNQESLECSKLGGCSRPSYKGVRRRKSGKWVSEIREPKKPTRIWLGSYPTQEMAAVAYDVAALALKGPGTQLNFPESARSLPVPQSSSPRDIQTAAASAAAAAGAAADSMNLEKRECVLVGPNDNDEKAESSKKGKKIEESFVDEDLIFDMPNVLVNMAHGMLLSPPRLDITPTYVDDQEDSIDPSGDQNLWNHF; from the coding sequence ATGGAAATTACCTTTCTAAATATAGTAATCATTATGCACCATCGCAATCAAGAAAGTCTAGAATGTTCCAAACTTGGAGGATGTTCTCGTCCTTCCTATAAAGGGGTAAGAAGAAGGAAGAGTGGTAAATGGGTTTCTGAGATCCGTGAGCCTAAAAAACCGACCCGTATTTGGTTAGGTTCTTACCCTACCCAAGAGATGGCTGCCGTGGCCTATGATGTAGCAGCTCTTGCTTTAAAAGGCCCCGGCACCCAACTCAACTTCCCGGAATCAGCCCGGTCATTGCCGGTCCCACAGTCTTCATCCCCCCGGGATATTCAGACCGCTGCTGCCTCAGCGGCCGCGGCCGCTGGGGCGGCTGCTGATTCAATGAATTTGGAGAAAAGGGAATGTGTCTTAGTGGGGCCAAATGATAATGATGAGAAGGCTGAAAGTAGTAAAAAGGGAAAAAAGAttgaagaaagttttgttgatGAAGATTTGATATTTGATATGCCTAATGTGTTGGTAAATATGGCTCATGGGATGCTCCTTAGTCCTCCTCGTTTGGATATTACCCCTACTTATGTTGATGATCAAGAAGATTCTATTGATCCTTCTGGCGATCAAAATCTTTGgaatcatttttaa